TGTCCTCTTCACCGCCCGTAAGTAACCTCCACGCGTGAAGCGTCTCCTGAAGATCATTGTCCGACGGGTTGATTATCGCGCTGTCGAGCCCGGCCATCATTGCGGCAGTCATCATCGTTCTGTTCACGAGAGGACGGCGCGGCAAGCCGAATGATACATTGCTCAAACCCAGAACCGTGCACACGCCGAGTTCTTCCTTGACGAGACGGATTGCCCTCAATGTCTCGGGCACAAGTTTTTGCTGTGCGCTTGCTGTAAGAGTCAGGCAGTCTATCAGCACGTTCCGGCGCGGAATGCCCAGCCTCTCCGCTTCCTCGACGATTCGCCGTGCAATCGCTAACCGTTCCTCCGCTGTCTCGGGGATTCCATTTTCGTCGAGCGTCAGGCCAAGAACACACGCACCGTACTTCTTCGCGACAGGCAGAACGTGCGCGAGGCTCTCGGGCTTGCCGTTCACGGAGTTGAGGAGGGGCTTGCCGTTGTAGACACGGGCGGCGGCCTCTAAGGCCTCGAAGCTCGAGCTGTCTATCTGTACCGGCAGGTCAACGATGCCCTGAATCTCAACAAGCGAGCTCGTCAGCACGGAGGCTTCATCGATGTCGGGAAGGCCGGTGTTGAGGTCGAGGATGTCTGCTCCCTGCTCCTGCTGCTTCACCGCCTCACGGAGAAGATACTCTGTGTCTCCCTCGCGCAGTGCCTTCTGCAGCATCTTTTTGCCCGTCGGGTTCAGCCTCTCGCCGATAACCACAAACTTTTTCCCGAACGTTACTGCCTTTGACGCAGAACACACAACGGTAGAATCCTTCACGGTGCGCTTCATTGCTTCTTTGCCGACGGCCTGCTTCATCAGCTTGATGTGTTCAGGCGTTGTGCCGCAGCAGCCCCCGAGAATGTTCACTCCAAGAGCCGCGAACTCTTTTGCGACGCGCGCGAACTCTTCAGGCGTAACGTCATAGTGTGAAACACCGTCCCGCATCACCGGAAGCCCGGCGTTGGGCTGAACCATCACGGGAACGTGAGACAGCTCGCACACCCTGCGCACAATAGGCAGCAGCTGTGCCGGGCCAAGTGAGCAGTTCACGCCGAGCGCACTTACCCCCAAGCCCTCAAGCGTGTACACCATCGACTCAATGCTCGTGCCGAAAAACGTTTTGCCCGAAGCCTCGAAGCTCATCGTCGCGAACACAGGGACGTTCTCGGAGGCGTTCTCCAGTGCCGCAAGGACAGCAGCTTTGAGCTCGTAGAGATCCGTGAAGGTCTCAAGCAGAATCGCGTCGCACCGTCCCTGTCCGGCAATCACCATCTCGGCAACGGCATCGTAGACCTCGCTGAACGAAGCATCCCCCAGCGGAGACATTACGCGCCCCGTAGGGCCGATGTCCAGCGCAACGAACGCGTACCTTCCCGCCGCCTCGTCAGCCAAAGTCAGCCCGCGCTGTACAACTTCCTGAACGCTCAGCCCGGACTTGGCCAGCTTATACCTATTCGCCCCGAAAGTGTTTGCGGTGATGAAGTCTGCTCCTGCGTCCCGGTATTCCGCGTGAATGTCCATTATCATGTGGGGGTTGGTGAGGTTCAGGGACTCGGGAACTTCACGGAGCTTCAGCCCGCGTGATTGAAGCATTGTGCCCATCGCCCCGTCAAAGAAGTATATTTTCTCTGGATTAACCGTAACCATCGTCATTATTCCTCCTTAACCTATAAGCATACACACCAAAGGTATCGTAACTATGCACATGACGTTCTGAATGAACATGATTTTAGCCGCGAATGCCATGTTGCCGTTGTACATCTCGCACAGCACAGGCGTAACGCTCGCGGCAGGCATTGCCATGATGAGGATGAAGACCGCCCCTACCATCGGATTGCTCCCCAGCGGAATCACCCTCAGCAGAAGGCAGATTATCACCGGGTACACCAGAAGCCGCATCGCCGCAGACAGCCACGCGTATTTGTCCGTGAGCACTTCGAGCCCATGACTGCGGGCAAGTGCCATACCTATAATTACCATCGAGAGAGGAGTCGTGATGTTCGAGATGTAGTTTATCGGCGCGGCAATCATCTCAGGCAGCTTTATCTGTCCGAAGTAGAATATCAGGCTCAGCACAAGAGCAACATTTATCCCGCTGAAGAGTATTCCCTTGATGTCCATCTTCCCGCCCTCATGGGAAGGATTGTCGCGGCTTATCTCTATTGCTCCGATAGTGTAGGCTGTGAGGTTGAACGTGATGTTGAGCATGACCGACAACGCAAGGCCTTCCGCACCGAGAAGTGCCAGCGCAATCGGGAAGCCCATGAACCCGCAGTTGTTGTACGCGCAGGTGAACGCCCACACTCCACGCGAGCCCTCAGGAACTCCGAGCGGCCCGGCCAAGATGCGCGAGACGTAGAGCATAGCGGGATAAGCGACCATTCCGGCGGCGATGATTATCATGCTGTCGTGAATGAACGACGGGTCATAGTCCTTCTGCACAAGAGAGATGAAGATAGTGCACGGCAGAGTGATTTTCAGGAGGAAGGCCGAGAACACAGCTGATGCTTCGAGCTTCAAGACTCCTGACTTAACAGCAAGATAACCGACAGCAATAATGACGAACAAGCTGACGAGGTTCGACATCACTACAAAAAAGTCCAAGTTCATGTACAATCTCTCCCATCGGTAAATTTTCAGGATTGTAACACAAAGGAGAGAGCGTTAATGAGGATACTTACCCCTGACTTTCTTGAGGCCTCGTTCTTCATGAAGGAAGAACCCCTCGACGGTATTGATGACCTCCCGCGCGTTTCCCCGCATCAGGTTCACGGCTCGGAGATACTCCGCGTGAATGATGACAACTTCGCGGGACTGTGCCTCCCGGAACGCCCGAACGCTGACGGCATCCTCCTCACGACGACGAAGGCTTCTGCTTCGCTGAGGTTCGCTGACTGCGCGCCGGTTATGCTCTGGGGCAAGGAATGGGTGATGATTCTGCACTCCGGCTACAAGGGCACTGCGCTGAACATCTCGGGCAGAGGCTTGGAGCTTGCGGGCGGAGAGGCGTTAGGTGCGTGGGTTGGGCCGTGCATCGGCAGGGAACACTACTGCAGGGACATTGACGACGAATGGACACAGAAGGGACTGCACAGCTTCCACCCGGAGAACCTCGAGGAACGGGACGGAAAGATATTCTTTGACTTGGCCGGAGAGATTCACGCACAGCTTCTTGAAGGAGGGGTGAGGGAGGAGAATATCACCTTGTCTGGCATCGACACATTTACGGATGACAGGTGCTGTTCCTACAGGCGCGGTAACATTAATGACAGAATGACCCTCTGCGTGAAACTAATTGACAATGCGATGAACACGCGGTTATAATTACCCCATCTTTTCACACATACAGCTTGATGATGATTTTGTGGAGACGTGGCCGAGTGGTCGAAGGCGGTTGACTCGAAATCAACTGAGCGGCTTGCCGTTCCTAGAGTTCGAATCTCTACGTCTCCGCCATTTTTTTTATGCAGAAGGCAGGTATTTGTATACGTCATGAAAATTCTCGTAATCAACTGCGGCAGTTCCTCCCTCAAGTATCAGTTATTCGACATGGAAGACGAGTCAGTCTCCGCAAAGGGTCTCGTTGACCGCATAGGCATCGACGGCTCAAACCTCGTCCACCGCAAGACCGGCGCAGACCCCTTCAAGGTCGAGACACCCATCAAGGATCACAAAGTCGCCATGCAGTTAGTGCTTGAAGCACTGCTCGACAAGGATCACGGAGTCCTGAAGTCCCTCGACGAGATCGGAGCGGCAGGACACCGCATAGTCTCCGGCGGCGACCTCTACAAGGAGTCAGTCCTCGTTGACGACAAGGTCATGGATGGCCTCCGTCAGTGCATTCCTCTTGCTCCCCTGCACAATCCCGGCCACATCATGGGCATCGAGGCAATACAGCACGCGCTCCCGAAGCTCCCGAACGTCGTAGTGTTCGACACAGCATTTCACCAGACGATGCCGGATTACGCGTACATGTACGGCCTTCCTTGGGAGTTCTACGAGACCCACAGGGTACGCCGCTACGGTGCGCACGGAACAAGCCATCACTTCGTGGCTCTGAGGACTGCGGAGATTCTCGGCAAGCCCATAGAGTCCCTCAAGATGATTACCTGCCATCTCGGCAACGGAAGCTCAATCACCGCCGTAAAGCACGGAAAGTGTATTGACACGTCGATGGGTCTTACGCCTCTTGCGGGTGTCCTCATGGGGACGCGTACCGGCGACATGGATCCTGCGTGCGTACCGTTCGTGCAGAACATCACCAAGTACACCGCCGACGAGATGAACAACTTCATGAACAAAAAGAGCGGACTTCTCGGGATTTCCGGCGTGAGCAGCGACCTTAGGGATGTTGAGGCGGCCGCAGAGCAGGGCAATGACCGCGCACGTCTGGCCATCGACATGCTCGAGTACGGAATTGCGAAGTACATCGGAGCTTACACCGTCGCAATGGGCGGGCTTGATGTTATCGTCTTCACGGCGGGCATCGGCGAGAACAGCGCGTCAACACGCGAGGCAGTCTGCAAGAAGCTCGAGTTCATGGGCGTGAAGGTTGACCCCGCAAAGAACAACATTCGCGGCAAAGAAGCCATCGTCAGCACGGACGACTCAAAAGTTCTCGTTATGGTTGTCCCGACGAACGAAGAGCTTATGATTGCGCGCGAGACAAAGAGGATAGCTGTTGCCTAGCATATTTCGCGACGGACAGAAAGCCTTAATCACTCTTCCCCCGCGAAACGACACCGAGACGGAAATTTCCGCTTCATGGGACTTCAAGGGGGGAAGCCTTAAATTCGAGGGACAGGAGTTCGTCTTTCCAGAGGGCTTTCACGCTGAGGTAAGAGCAGAGTGGATCGAGACTGAAGCCCTGCTCTTGGCCGGACTGAGCGTGAATGCAGTGGTTGAGGCGGAGTGTGCCCGGTGTCTCAAGCCCGTAAGTCTTGAAATATCGGGGGAATTAATGTATCTTTATTGTTCGCATGATCCCGAAGCAATTGATGATGACGAGTATATGCCCGTAGAAGTTAAACATTTCGGGCGCGTTCTCGACGTTATGCCGCAGATACAGGAGAGCATCTACACACTGATTCCGACGAAGGTATTGTGCCGTTCTGACTGCAAGGGGTTGTGTCCCAACTGCGGTGCTGACCTCAATGAAGGGGAATGTTCGTGCGGCAAGGAAGACATTGACCCGAGACTTTGGGCACTGCGTAATTTTACTACGGAGGATTAATCAATCATGGCAACACCGAAGAGAAAAGTATCTCACGCCAGAACTTCACAGAGGAAAGCACACTGGCTCGGAGCACTGAGCGCACCAGAGACGATGACGTGCCCCCACTGCGGAGAAGTAACGCTTGTGCACCACGCGTGCCCCAGCTGCGGGTATTACCGCGACAGGCAGGTAGTGAAGGTAAAAGCCGACGAAGCCGCAAGCTGAGTTCTGGCACAAAGAAGATTACGGAAGCCGGAGGTATGTATATGTGCATGTCTCCGGCTTTGTGATAACAGGTAAGATATTATGAGCGAAGAAAGATTCTATTTCCAGTCCGAAGCCGCCGAGATGCTGAACATGATGATAAACTCGGTGTACTCGAACAAGGACATTTTCCTGCGCGAGCTTGTCTCGAACGCTTCCGACGCACTGGACAAGAGAAGGATAGAGTGCCTCAAAGACTCCGAGCTGGCGGAGAACGAGAACCCAGCCATAAAGATTTCCGCCGACCACGACAAGAAGACCCTGACAGTCAGCGACAACGGAATAGGCATGACGCGCGACGAACTCATCCAGTACTTGGGGACGATCGCGAAGTCCGGCACTAGGGACTTCCTGAAGGCCGCGAAGGAAAGCAGCACACAGAGCGAGCTTATCGGGCAGTTCGGCGTGGGGTTCTACTCCGTGTTCATGGTTGCGGACAAGGTCGAGGTAATCACCCGCAAACTCGGCACGCAGGAGACGTTCAGGTTCGAGTCCGGCGGCGACGGTTCGTACACGATTGCTGACGCTGAACAGCGCGAAGAGTGTGGGACGACTGTAACGCTTCATCTCCGTGAAGGGGCGGATAAGGACTACTCCGACGAGTGGACGATACGCGGGATAATCGCGAAGTACTCTGACTTCATCTCGTGGCCGATAGAGTTCAAGGGCGAGACGGTAAACTCACGCAAAGCAATCTGGCAGAGGCCGGACAGC
This window of the Synergistaceae bacterium genome carries:
- a CDS encoding AEC family transporter; this translates as MNLDFFVVMSNLVSLFVIIAVGYLAVKSGVLKLEASAVFSAFLLKITLPCTIFISLVQKDYDPSFIHDSMIIIAAGMVAYPAMLYVSRILAGPLGVPEGSRGVWAFTCAYNNCGFMGFPIALALLGAEGLALSVMLNITFNLTAYTIGAIEISRDNPSHEGGKMDIKGILFSGINVALVLSLIFYFGQIKLPEMIAAPINYISNITTPLSMVIIGMALARSHGLEVLTDKYAWLSAAMRLLVYPVIICLLLRVIPLGSNPMVGAVFILIMAMPAASVTPVLCEMYNGNMAFAAKIMFIQNVMCIVTIPLVCMLIG
- a CDS encoding acetate kinase; protein product: MKILVINCGSSSLKYQLFDMEDESVSAKGLVDRIGIDGSNLVHRKTGADPFKVETPIKDHKVAMQLVLEALLDKDHGVLKSLDEIGAAGHRIVSGGDLYKESVLVDDKVMDGLRQCIPLAPLHNPGHIMGIEAIQHALPKLPNVVVFDTAFHQTMPDYAYMYGLPWEFYETHRVRRYGAHGTSHHFVALRTAEILGKPIESLKMITCHLGNGSSITAVKHGKCIDTSMGLTPLAGVLMGTRTGDMDPACVPFVQNITKYTADEMNNFMNKKSGLLGISGVSSDLRDVEAAAEQGNDRARLAIDMLEYGIAKYIGAYTVAMGGLDVIVFTAGIGENSASTREAVCKKLEFMGVKVDPAKNNIRGKEAIVSTDDSKVLVMVVPTNEELMIARETKRIAVA
- the rpmF gene encoding 50S ribosomal protein L32 is translated as MATPKRKVSHARTSQRKAHWLGALSAPETMTCPHCGEVTLVHHACPSCGYYRDRQVVKVKADEAAS
- a CDS encoding polyphenol oxidase family protein; this encodes MRILTPDFLEASFFMKEEPLDGIDDLPRVSPHQVHGSEILRVNDDNFAGLCLPERPNADGILLTTTKASASLRFADCAPVMLWGKEWVMILHSGYKGTALNISGRGLELAGGEALGAWVGPCIGREHYCRDIDDEWTQKGLHSFHPENLEERDGKIFFDLAGEIHAQLLEGGVREENITLSGIDTFTDDRCCSYRRGNINDRMTLCVKLIDNAMNTRL
- a CDS encoding homocysteine S-methyltransferase family protein, with amino-acid sequence MVTVNPEKIYFFDGAMGTMLQSRGLKLREVPESLNLTNPHMIMDIHAEYRDAGADFITANTFGANRYKLAKSGLSVQEVVQRGLTLADEAAGRYAFVALDIGPTGRVMSPLGDASFSEVYDAVAEMVIAGQGRCDAILLETFTDLYELKAAVLAALENASENVPVFATMSFEASGKTFFGTSIESMVYTLEGLGVSALGVNCSLGPAQLLPIVRRVCELSHVPVMVQPNAGLPVMRDGVSHYDVTPEEFARVAKEFAALGVNILGGCCGTTPEHIKLMKQAVGKEAMKRTVKDSTVVCSASKAVTFGKKFVVIGERLNPTGKKMLQKALREGDTEYLLREAVKQQEQGADILDLNTGLPDIDEASVLTSSLVEIQGIVDLPVQIDSSSFEALEAAARVYNGKPLLNSVNGKPESLAHVLPVAKKYGACVLGLTLDENGIPETAEERLAIARRIVEEAERLGIPRRNVLIDCLTLTASAQQKLVPETLRAIRLVKEELGVCTVLGLSNVSFGLPRRPLVNRTMMTAAMMAGLDSAIINPSDNDLQETLHAWRLLTGGEEDMQDYIAYCEKHPAGTASPAAAKTSASQEVKPESTLESAIARGLKDEAAALTRELLKASKPLEIIERNIVPALDSVGKDYESGKVFLPQLIKSAEAAKSAFGVLSEAMEKGEAQGKAKGPVVLATVYGDVHDIGKNIVRTIFENYNFDVIDLGRDVPPEKIVEAVESRSVPVVGLSALMTTTVASMKETIEKLKASCPDVKVIVGGAVLTPDLAKYAGADYYAKDAMEGVRILTGLLE
- a CDS encoding DUF177 domain-containing protein, which gives rise to MPSIFRDGQKALITLPPRNDTETEISASWDFKGGSLKFEGQEFVFPEGFHAEVRAEWIETEALLLAGLSVNAVVEAECARCLKPVSLEISGELMYLYCSHDPEAIDDDEYMPVEVKHFGRVLDVMPQIQESIYTLIPTKVLCRSDCKGLCPNCGADLNEGECSCGKEDIDPRLWALRNFTTED